The Pyxidicoccus sp. MSG2 DNA segment ACATCCGCAAGACGGAAGGCGTCTTCTTCGTGATGAAGGAGGGCGTCGTCTACCGGAACGACACGGAGCCCCAGGCGCCGAGCGCCGCGCGGTGACCCGCGACTACGGCAGGCAGATTTCGAAGCCGGTGCGCCCGGGCGGGAAGGTGTCGCGCGGGCGCGAGGCGGGCGTGACGGCGTAGAGGTGGAAGTCGAGCCGGCGCTGGAGGAAGCCCTTCAGCGCCGGGGCCAGCGCGTCGTCTTCGCCCTGGTAGAGGGTGAAGAAGTGGAAGCCCTGGCCGTGGAAGTCCGCGTACACCTGCTCCAGCAGGGCGCGGAAGATGGCGGGGTCCTCGCCGCGCACGCTGGTGTTGCAGAGGTAGAAGTAGCGGAAGTCGCTGCCTGGCGCGGGCAGGCGCGGCGCCCGCACCACGGACGCCATGGCATTCCACCCGAACCGCACCCAGCGCATGCCGCCCCGGTACGCGTGGACGCGGTAGCGCTTCACGGCCTCGGGGTTCCACGCGGAGGTGCAGCCCACCAGCCGCCCGCTCGCGTCGAAGGCGAGGTACGTGTCCTCCACGCGCAGCCCCGGCCAGCGGGCGAAGCGGTGCTCCAATTCGCCGGTGTCGAAGCGGTAGCCGAAGGGACGCGCGCGGTGGTCCGCGTCGAGGAGCGCGGCGATGGCGGGCACGTCCGCGGGCGTGGCGCGGCGCACGGTGAAGGCGCTGGGGCGGGGCCGGCGGCGGAGGAGGAACTGGACGGAGACGGCGGAGAAGCGGCGCAGCAGGGCGTAGTGGGGCTGGGCCTCGCGTCCGGGCTTGCGGCG contains these protein-coding regions:
- a CDS encoding GNAT family N-acetyltransferase; amino-acid sequence: MSLLRRATRNDNPMLLDLFGAVPMQGELVLSTQRAPDYFALFDMQRGDAEVWVHQGEVADRLDGMGAIHVRDGWLDGRPCRVGYLGDLRTRFAARRARGLARYFGPVLEETAERLGVDTFLTAVMASNATALQALVRRKPGREAQPHYALLRRFSAVSVQFLLRRRPRPSAFTVRRATPADVPAIAALLDADHRARPFGYRFDTGELEHRFARWPGLRVEDTYLAFDASGRLVGCTSAWNPEAVKRYRVHAYRGGMRWVRFGWNAMASVVRAPRLPAPGSDFRYFYLCNTSVRGEDPAIFRALLEQVYADFHGQGFHFFTLYQGEDDALAPALKGFLQRRLDFHLYAVTPASRPRDTFPPGRTGFEICLP